One part of the Sorangiineae bacterium MSr11954 genome encodes these proteins:
- a CDS encoding tetraacyldisaccharide 4'-kinase: protein MDASFGIRRWLSDALERGRFSGASGGAPSRAPGGPPSGASGRAPSGAPGGALSGAPDDAPSGAPGDALVDAPGNTPSGASRRPFADASARALERMWQAWSAPRVVRSLHVPDGVVTIAVGGATLGGSGKTPLAIACAEVAAAAAAESGAGKVALIGHAYRAHPRTARVVAPGDALDTVGDEALACAHIFAAQGIRADVIVAPTRQRAIDFAVAQGAKVLVLDGVAQTAPRRADLALLALDLESPWGRGACPPRGDLKAPMGALRAACDTMVMVAPDPARCRGAICSAVGPPHSVDSVESRHGNRPDLRPGDLVPFEQLARMKVGLVTALARPERIVRFLQAHGVFPRTAIHASDHGPVSARTLTLAAEAHRIEVWVATYKCAIHLRNPASIPVCVLEHHVALPPSLRHELHAALLAGARAHMDDPARRVVRR, encoded by the coding sequence GTGGACGCCTCTTTCGGAATCCGGCGCTGGCTCTCCGATGCGCTCGAGCGCGGCCGGTTCTCGGGCGCATCGGGCGGCGCGCCCTCGCGTGCACCGGGTGGCCCACCCTCGGGTGCATCGGGTCGCGCGCCCTCGGGTGCACCGGGCGGCGCCCTCTCGGGTGCACCGGATGACGCCCCCTCGGGTGCACCGGGTGACGCCCTCGTGGACGCACCCGGCAACACGCCCTCGGGCGCATCGAGGCGCCCGTTCGCCGACGCATCGGCTCGAGCGCTCGAGCGCATGTGGCAGGCGTGGTCGGCTCCGCGCGTCGTTCGCTCGCTTCACGTGCCGGACGGTGTGGTCACCATCGCCGTGGGCGGCGCCACCCTCGGCGGCTCGGGCAAGACACCGCTGGCGATCGCGTGCGCCGAGGTTGCGGCTGCAGCTGCGGCTGAATCCGGCGCCGGCAAGGTCGCCCTCATCGGCCACGCCTACCGCGCGCATCCGCGAACCGCGCGCGTCGTCGCGCCGGGCGATGCGCTCGATACAGTGGGCGATGAAGCGCTCGCCTGCGCGCACATCTTCGCGGCCCAAGGTATCCGCGCCGACGTCATCGTCGCGCCCACGCGGCAGCGCGCCATCGACTTTGCGGTCGCGCAAGGCGCCAAGGTTCTCGTCCTCGACGGCGTCGCGCAGACGGCACCTCGCCGCGCGGACCTTGCGCTGCTCGCGCTCGACCTCGAGTCACCGTGGGGTCGCGGCGCATGCCCTCCGCGCGGTGACTTGAAGGCGCCGATGGGGGCGCTTCGTGCGGCGTGCGACACCATGGTGATGGTCGCACCCGATCCGGCACGATGTCGTGGCGCCATATGCAGCGCCGTGGGCCCGCCGCACTCGGTCGACTCGGTCGAATCGCGACACGGAAATCGGCCCGACCTTCGACCCGGAGATCTCGTCCCATTCGAGCAGCTGGCGCGCATGAAGGTCGGATTGGTCACGGCCCTCGCGCGGCCCGAACGGATCGTTCGCTTTCTCCAGGCTCACGGCGTTTTTCCGCGCACGGCGATCCACGCGTCCGACCATGGCCCCGTGAGTGCGCGAACGCTTACGTTGGCGGCAGAGGCTCACCGCATCGAGGTGTGGGTGGCCACATATAAGTGCGCGATACACTTGCGCAATCCGGCATCGATCCCCGTGTGCGTTCTGGAGCATCACGTGGCGCTTCCCCCGTCTCTTCGCCACGAGCTCCACGCCGCGCTCCTGGCCGGGGCCCGAGCGCACATGGATGACCCAGCCCGTCGGGTCGTGCGGCGGTGA
- a CDS encoding GGDEF domain-containing protein — protein sequence MSDSDEKTRVTTIVQKSLGDEPRPRGNDCLVVIYTKEPTLLGKRFVLEGSPFKIGRGAENHIVLEGDSVSRRHVHFEQRGAIWYAVDDNSTNGTYVNDDQITRDIALANGDRIKVGPTIFKYLSGADVEAQYHEEIYRMTIIDGLTQAHVKRYLLEALEKEIIRARRHSRELSFLMFDVDHFKKINDFHGHLAGDFVLKELARIVQGRIRRDEVFARYGGEEFAIILPETNLDGARSLAEGLREKIEQSRFVFQNELIRVTVSIGVSQLREEDRTSMDLIKFADERLLEAKRGGRNRVVG from the coding sequence GTGAGCGACTCGGACGAGAAAACACGCGTAACCACCATCGTTCAAAAGTCACTCGGGGACGAGCCACGTCCTCGGGGCAATGACTGCTTGGTGGTGATCTACACCAAGGAGCCCACGCTCCTCGGGAAGCGGTTCGTCTTGGAGGGAAGCCCCTTCAAGATCGGACGCGGCGCGGAGAATCACATCGTGCTCGAAGGTGACTCGGTGTCGCGCAGACACGTGCACTTCGAACAGCGCGGTGCGATCTGGTACGCCGTCGACGACAACTCGACCAACGGCACCTACGTCAACGACGACCAGATCACGCGCGACATCGCGCTGGCCAACGGCGACCGCATCAAGGTCGGGCCCACGATCTTCAAGTACCTCTCCGGCGCCGACGTCGAAGCGCAGTACCACGAAGAAATTTACCGAATGACCATCATCGATGGGCTGACGCAGGCGCACGTGAAGCGCTACCTGCTCGAGGCCCTCGAAAAGGAGATCATCCGCGCGCGCCGCCACTCGCGCGAGCTCTCCTTCTTGATGTTCGACGTCGACCACTTCAAGAAGATCAACGATTTTCACGGGCACCTCGCGGGCGACTTCGTCCTCAAGGAGCTCGCGCGCATCGTGCAAGGCCGCATCCGCCGCGACGAAGTGTTCGCGCGCTACGGCGGCGAAGAGTTTGCCATCATCCTGCCCGAGACCAACCTCGACGGCGCGCGCTCCCTCGCGGAAGGCTTGCGCGAAAAAATCGAACAATCGCGCTTCGTCTTCCAGAACGAGCTCATCCGAGTCACCGTCTCCATCGGCGTCTCCCAGCTCCGCGAAGAGGATCGCACGAGCATGGATCTCATCAAGTTCGCCGACGAGCGCCTCCTTGAGGCCAAACGCGGCGGCCGAAATCGCGTCG